In one window of Rhizobium sp. ACO-34A DNA:
- a CDS encoding GNAT family N-acetyltransferase, with amino-acid sequence MTGELTIRIERSFCAVAPERWAELSGARRGLKDYNPFNSHAFLSAMEESGSATAGTGWLGHHLLLENGDGALIGAVPCYLKNHSRGEYVFDHGWADAFERAGGRYYPKLQSAIPFTPATGPRLMAAIGQDDSAIQEVLAGGLRQVADQLGVSSVHATFVPENEMQAFEAQGFLHRTDQQFHFINEGYANHEAFLETLASRKRKALKKERRAALENGITIDWLTGSDLTEDIWDQFFAFYMDTGSRKWGKPYLTRMFYSLIGERMAEDILLVMAKRNGKYIAGAINFIGADTLFGRHWGCVEDHPFLHFEVCYHQAIDFALAKGLKKVEAGAQGEHKLARGYQPVTTHSAHYIAHAGLRKAVSDYLEHERREVEQIGDYLDEHTPFRKGERQQREDD; translated from the coding sequence ATGACAGGAGAGCTGACGATCCGGATCGAAAGATCCTTTTGTGCGGTCGCACCGGAACGCTGGGCTGAGCTCTCCGGCGCCCGGCGGGGATTGAAGGATTATAACCCTTTCAACTCCCATGCCTTCCTGTCGGCAATGGAGGAATCGGGCTCGGCCACGGCCGGGACCGGCTGGCTCGGCCATCACCTTCTCCTCGAAAACGGCGACGGCGCACTTATCGGCGCCGTCCCCTGCTACCTCAAGAACCACAGCCGGGGCGAATATGTCTTCGACCATGGCTGGGCCGACGCCTTCGAGCGCGCCGGTGGCCGCTATTATCCGAAACTGCAGAGCGCCATTCCCTTCACACCCGCAACAGGGCCGCGCCTGATGGCGGCCATTGGACAGGATGACAGCGCTATCCAGGAAGTTCTGGCCGGCGGATTGCGGCAGGTCGCGGACCAACTCGGCGTTTCCTCGGTGCACGCGACTTTCGTGCCGGAGAATGAGATGCAAGCCTTCGAAGCTCAGGGATTCCTGCATCGCACCGACCAGCAGTTCCATTTCATCAATGAGGGCTACGCCAACCACGAGGCGTTTCTGGAAACGCTCGCCTCCCGCAAGCGCAAGGCGCTGAAAAAGGAACGTCGTGCCGCGCTTGAGAACGGAATCACCATCGACTGGTTGACCGGATCGGACCTCACCGAGGACATCTGGGACCAGTTCTTCGCCTTCTATATGGATACCGGCAGCCGCAAGTGGGGCAAGCCTTACCTGACCCGCATGTTCTATTCGCTGATCGGCGAACGGATGGCGGAGGATATCCTGCTGGTCATGGCAAAGCGCAACGGCAAGTATATTGCAGGCGCCATCAATTTCATCGGTGCGGATACACTCTTTGGCCGTCATTGGGGCTGCGTCGAAGATCACCCCTTCCTTCACTTCGAGGTCTGCTACCATCAGGCAATCGATTTCGCTCTCGCCAAAGGCCTGAAGAAGGTCGAGGCCGGGGCGCAGGGCGAGCACAAGCTCGCGCGCGGCTACCAGCCCGTGACGACCCATTCCGCCCACTACATTGCCCATGCCGGGCTGAGGAAGGCGGTATCCGACTATCTGGAACACGAGCGGCGGGAGGTCGAGCAGATCGGTGACTATCTCGACGAGCACACGCCCTTCCGCAAGGGCGAGCGGCAGCAGCGCGAAGACGACTGA
- a CDS encoding ATP-binding protein, producing the protein MFRSSFAVVLTAFGALSMTGASANAAVAGGLVPHRAVYDIELKQASDRSGIEGMRGRMVYEFSGSECAGYTTNFRFVTRIDTGEQVRVTDQQSFTFEDLVKGKFRFETKSFTDDQLDKDVSGAAADENGKVKIELSEPAKRAVELADSRFPAEHMLEVIDNARKGRTFFEARIFDGSEDGDKSYLTTTIVGPERKPATVGAKDKASEALAGTAYWPVSIAYYDEKAVGDVLPIYTQSFKLYENGITQDLTLDYGDFVLSGKLTNLEVLGSGDCKPH; encoded by the coding sequence ATGTTTCGTTCGTCATTTGCCGTCGTGTTGACTGCCTTCGGAGCGCTCAGCATGACGGGTGCATCGGCGAATGCTGCGGTCGCGGGCGGTCTGGTGCCGCATCGCGCGGTCTACGATATCGAGTTGAAGCAGGCGTCCGACCGCTCCGGCATCGAGGGCATGCGCGGCCGCATGGTCTACGAGTTCAGCGGATCGGAATGCGCCGGCTACACGACGAACTTCCGCTTCGTGACCCGCATCGACACCGGCGAGCAGGTTCGTGTCACCGACCAGCAGAGCTTTACCTTTGAGGATCTGGTCAAAGGCAAGTTCCGCTTCGAGACGAAGTCGTTCACCGACGACCAGCTCGACAAGGATGTGAGCGGTGCGGCGGCCGATGAGAACGGCAAGGTCAAGATAGAGCTCTCCGAACCCGCCAAGCGGGCGGTCGAGCTGGCGGACAGCCGGTTCCCGGCCGAGCACATGCTTGAAGTCATCGATAATGCCCGCAAGGGCCGCACCTTTTTCGAGGCGCGCATATTCGATGGCTCCGAGGATGGCGACAAGAGCTACCTGACGACCACGATCGTCGGTCCGGAACGCAAGCCCGCGACGGTCGGCGCGAAGGACAAGGCATCCGAGGCGCTTGCCGGGACCGCCTACTGGCCCGTCTCCATCGCCTATTACGATGAAAAGGCGGTTGGTGACGTTCTGCCGATCTACACCCAGTCCTTCAAGCTCTATGAAAACGGCATCACCCAGGACCTGACTCTGGACTACGGCGATTTCGTTCTGAGCGGCAAGCTGACCAATCTCGAAGTGTTGGGCTCCGGAGACTGCAAGCCTCACTGA
- a CDS encoding translation elongation factor Ts, whose protein sequence is MAEITAALVKELREKSGAGMMDCKKALTETNGDIEAAIDWLRAKGIAKADKKSGRTAAEGLVGIASAGHKAVAIELNSETDFVARNDAFQDLVRGIASVALNTDGSVEAVSAATYPATGKSVADTVKDAIATIGENMTLRRAAKLEVEHGVVATYVHNAAGDGIGKLGVLVALKSVGDKEVLTSIGRQVAMHIAATNPLAIRAEEVDAAVAERERNVFIEQSRASGKPDNIIEKMVEGRMRKFFEEVALLSQAFVINPDITVGQAVKDAEKLAGASIEVVGMARLLLGEGVEKEESDFAAEVAAAAKG, encoded by the coding sequence ATGGCTGAAATCACTGCTGCACTGGTGAAGGAACTGCGCGAAAAGTCTGGCGCAGGCATGATGGATTGCAAGAAGGCTCTGACCGAGACCAACGGTGACATCGAAGCCGCAATCGACTGGCTGCGCGCCAAGGGTATCGCCAAGGCCGACAAGAAGTCGGGCCGCACCGCCGCTGAAGGCCTCGTCGGCATTGCCAGCGCCGGCCACAAGGCTGTCGCCATCGAACTCAACTCCGAAACCGACTTCGTTGCCCGTAACGATGCCTTCCAGGACCTCGTCCGCGGCATTGCAAGCGTTGCGCTGAACACCGACGGTTCCGTCGAAGCTGTTTCGGCTGCGACCTACCCGGCAACCGGCAAGTCCGTAGCTGACACGGTCAAGGACGCAATCGCCACGATCGGCGAAAACATGACCCTGCGTCGCGCCGCCAAGCTCGAAGTCGAGCACGGCGTTGTCGCCACCTACGTCCACAACGCTGCCGGCGACGGCATCGGCAAGCTCGGCGTTCTCGTTGCCCTGAAGTCGGTCGGCGACAAGGAAGTCCTGACCTCGATCGGCCGTCAGGTTGCCATGCACATTGCTGCGACCAACCCGCTCGCCATCCGCGCCGAGGAAGTCGACGCAGCCGTTGCCGAACGCGAACGCAACGTCTTCATCGAGCAGTCCCGCGCTTCCGGCAAGCCGGACAACATCATCGAAAAGATGGTCGAAGGCCGCATGCGCAAGTTCTTCGAAGAAGTTGCCCTGCTGTCGCAGGCCTTCGTCATCAACCCCGACATCACCGTCGGTCAGGCTGTCAAGGACGCTGAAAAGCTTGCTGGCGCTTCGATCGAAGTTGTCGGCATGGCCCGCCTGCTGCTCGGCGAAGGCGTCGAAAAGGAAGAGAGCGACTTCGCTGCCGAAGTCGCCGCTGCTGCCAAGGGCTGA
- a CDS encoding glycerophosphodiester phosphodiesterase, translated as MTSADWIKERPVAHRGYHDMNKQVWENTLSAFSRAVDAGFAIECDIQLSSDSVPMVFHDHDLQRLCGLKGEVRERTAGELGMLSIGGTADRIPTLRQMLALVKGRVPLVIELKGINAEEDDGLAEAVLDVLEGYEGKVALMSFDHWLLKDLKSLECPYAVGLTAEGADPEQFFVHDEAMQLGLDFVSYCAPHLPNSFVTALREKGIPVITWTVRDEMMREHTYKYADQMTFEGFDPRETLVATA; from the coding sequence GTGACATCCGCAGACTGGATCAAGGAACGTCCGGTCGCCCATCGCGGCTATCACGACATGAACAAACAGGTCTGGGAGAATACGCTTTCGGCCTTTTCCCGGGCGGTTGATGCCGGCTTCGCCATTGAATGCGACATCCAGCTTTCGTCCGACAGCGTACCGATGGTCTTTCACGATCACGACCTGCAGCGTCTCTGCGGCCTGAAGGGTGAGGTGCGCGAGCGCACCGCCGGCGAACTCGGCATGCTTTCGATCGGCGGCACCGCCGACCGCATTCCGACGCTCAGGCAGATGCTCGCGCTCGTCAAGGGACGCGTGCCGCTGGTCATAGAACTCAAGGGCATCAACGCCGAAGAGGATGATGGCCTGGCGGAAGCCGTGCTCGACGTTCTGGAAGGCTATGAAGGCAAGGTCGCGCTGATGAGCTTCGACCACTGGCTGCTGAAGGACCTCAAGTCCCTCGAATGCCCCTACGCGGTTGGTCTTACGGCCGAAGGCGCGGATCCGGAACAGTTCTTCGTCCACGACGAAGCCATGCAGCTCGGACTGGATTTCGTCTCCTACTGCGCGCCGCATCTGCCGAACAGTTTTGTCACGGCACTCAGGGAAAAGGGCATTCCGGTCATCACATGGACGGTCAGGGATGAAATGATGCGCGAGCATACCTATAAGTATGCTGACCAGATGACCTTCGAAGGTTTCGATCCGCGCGAGACGCTGGTCGCAACCGCCTGA
- a CDS encoding 30S ribosomal protein S2 translates to MALPDFSMRQLLEAGVHFGHQTHRWNPKMKPYIFGDRNNIHIIDLAQTVPMLSRALQVVSDTVARGGRVLFVGTKRQASELIADSAKRSAQYYVNSRWLGGMMTNWKTISNSIQRLRKLDEILSSEQSGYNKKERLNLEREREKLDKALGGIKDMGGTPDLMFIIDTNKEKIAIDEAKRLGIPVVAIIDSNCDPDLIDYPIPGNDDASRAISLYCDLIARAAIDGIARQQGAAGRDIGASADVPVEPALEDEAGA, encoded by the coding sequence ATGGCATTGCCCGATTTTAGCATGCGTCAGCTTCTGGAAGCTGGCGTTCACTTCGGTCACCAGACTCACCGCTGGAACCCGAAGATGAAGCCGTACATCTTCGGCGATCGTAACAACATCCACATCATCGACCTGGCTCAGACCGTTCCGATGCTGTCGCGCGCCCTTCAGGTCGTGTCCGACACCGTCGCTCGTGGCGGCCGCGTCCTGTTCGTTGGCACCAAGCGTCAGGCTTCCGAGCTGATCGCTGACTCCGCCAAGCGTTCGGCCCAGTACTACGTCAACTCCCGCTGGCTCGGCGGCATGATGACCAACTGGAAGACCATTTCGAACTCGATCCAGCGTCTGCGCAAGCTCGACGAGATACTGTCTTCGGAACAGTCCGGCTACAACAAGAAAGAGCGCCTGAACCTTGAGCGCGAGCGCGAAAAGCTCGACAAGGCCCTCGGTGGTATCAAGGACATGGGCGGCACGCCGGACCTGATGTTCATCATCGACACCAACAAGGAAAAGATCGCGATCGACGAAGCCAAGCGCCTCGGCATCCCGGTCGTTGCGATCATCGACTCGAACTGCGATCCGGACCTGATCGATTACCCGATCCCGGGTAACGACGACGCTTCGCGCGCCATCTCGCTGTATTGCGACCTGATCGCCCGCGCTGCCATCGACGGCATCGCTCGTCAGCAGGGTGCTGCTGGCCGTGACATCGGCGCTTCCGCTGACGTTCCGGTCGAGCCCGCTCTCGAAGACGAAGCAGGCGCCTGA